In a genomic window of Streptomyces roseoviridis:
- a CDS encoding TetR/AcrR family transcriptional regulator, which produces MPKKDETESVSLWERLERPAAAPRTTLTPRRIAEVAVGIADREGFAAVTMRKIAAELGVAPMAAYRHVDGKDELWSLMVDQVSAELEPAGADASDAGWRETLRAHARCTRESMLRHPWLAQLPAPLFALTPHRMAAAERQLAALDGLGLDVDTMMAAFRAVSAYVHGAVQAEVSLRAYMREQGWESADETRRGLAPQMGYLLGTGRYPTYLRYARGAARKDDAAWTFETGLECVLDGVAGLVERGGA; this is translated from the coding sequence GTGCCGAAGAAGGACGAGACGGAGAGCGTCTCGCTCTGGGAGCGCCTGGAACGACCCGCGGCGGCGCCCAGAACCACGCTCACCCCACGGCGGATCGCCGAGGTCGCGGTCGGGATCGCGGACCGGGAGGGCTTCGCCGCCGTCACCATGCGCAAGATCGCCGCCGAACTGGGCGTCGCGCCCATGGCCGCCTACCGGCACGTGGACGGCAAGGACGAGCTGTGGTCGCTCATGGTCGACCAGGTGTCGGCCGAACTGGAACCGGCCGGGGCGGACGCGTCCGACGCGGGCTGGCGCGAGACGCTGCGCGCCCACGCCCGGTGCACCCGTGAGTCGATGCTGCGCCACCCCTGGCTCGCCCAGCTCCCGGCGCCGCTCTTCGCGCTCACCCCGCACCGGATGGCCGCGGCCGAACGGCAGTTGGCCGCGCTCGACGGCCTCGGGCTCGACGTCGACACGATGATGGCCGCCTTCCGCGCCGTCAGCGCCTACGTCCACGGAGCCGTCCAGGCCGAGGTCTCGCTGCGCGCCTACATGCGCGAACAGGGCTGGGAGAGCGCCGACGAGACCCGCCGGGGCCTCGCCCCGCAGATGGGCTATCTGCTCGGCACCGGGCGCTATCCCACCTACCTCCGGTACGCGCGGGGCGCGGCGCGCAAGGACGACGCCGCGTGGACCTTCGAGACCGGACTGGAATGCGTGCTGGACGGCGTCGCCGGGCTCGTCGAGCGCGGCGGAGCATGA
- a CDS encoding NAD(P)H-dependent oxidoreductase codes for MSTPLRLAVIQGSTRDGRLGPTVAAWLARHATARPDMSVDLVDLAETPLPTVFPQLGRGPADAADRELLDAVSPRLAAADAFVVVTPEYNHSYPASLKNAIDWHNKEWHAKPVGFVAYGGFSGGLRAVEHLRGVFAELHAVTIRETVGLQGVWGRFDGEGRAVDPATDSAAKAMLDQLAWWGEALREARAKKPYGA; via the coding sequence ATGAGCACTCCGCTGCGCCTCGCCGTGATCCAGGGCTCGACCCGCGACGGGCGCCTCGGCCCGACCGTCGCCGCCTGGCTCGCCCGGCACGCCACGGCCCGCCCCGACATGTCCGTCGACCTGGTCGACCTCGCCGAGACCCCGCTGCCCACCGTCTTCCCGCAGCTCGGCCGGGGACCGGCCGACGCGGCGGACCGGGAGCTGCTCGACGCCGTGTCCCCGCGGCTGGCCGCCGCCGACGCCTTCGTCGTCGTGACCCCGGAGTACAACCACAGCTACCCGGCGTCCCTGAAGAACGCGATCGACTGGCACAACAAGGAGTGGCACGCCAAGCCCGTCGGCTTCGTCGCCTACGGCGGCTTCTCCGGCGGCCTCCGCGCCGTGGAGCACCTGCGCGGCGTCTTCGCCGAGCTGCACGCCGTCACCATCCGCGAGACGGTCGGACTCCAGGGCGTGTGGGGGCGGTTCGACGGGGAGGGCCGGGCCGTCGACCCCGCCACCGACAGCGCCGCCAAGGCGATGCTCGACCAACTCGCCTGGTGGGGCGAGGCCCTGCGCGAAGCCCGCGCCAAGAAGCCCTACGGAGCCTGA